gctatctgaatcatttgtgatgttcacatatcgtacacagttctgaataagggaccgtgtctgatgatactttgcgcgccagttttttcgctgaagcgattccaaatttttggcttccgcggaaatatctacctccccgccccctcccccttaccaaaagccaaatTCCCCGTGTTTCCTCCtttctttccaagttgaaaccttcactccttgcttgcagtgccgcctcctcgccggcaaccctccttcacgctgctcggcctcgtctatccaggcaggtaatccacacttgacccccatcatcctcctccttccacaccccacatgccccgaccgccggcgcgacacctttcaCCCAAATCACTgaaccctccaccaaataagtttcgccctaagccatggtgcacacagtatagtcaggatctcaaggagcatttggcagcggagaagcaaatcacggccgcacgcgcggatgaggtcacgatggctgccatttgtgccgaTCCCCAGATCTTGGaagagcaccttgccatttgctagctatgccggttaagcatgctcggtttacccgttgcatgtgctgctcctgcctttccttcacaaattctagtgaattgtgctatctaattttaccatgcaatctgttgctctagtgtatatgtccTATATGTCGTGCAgcgtggtgctcacttattaactgttttgttagtTAGTTTTCATCtctagttaactgtttggttaaattttgtaaatgtgatgttcaattcttcaggatgcaattttgtattgtcttccatgtgagaaataaatcgaatttatctttacaaaatacatgagaaacaaatacaactgctatatttccaagttgtcaagcatgcttggtttggttatacattgtgcaatgtggtgctcagttaacgtttggttcatttgtgttgtggtgtttagttaactgtttggttcaattctgcaatgcgatgttcaatagtggtgggtgcattctgttattgtataccatgtgaggaataaattgaatttgactgtagtaaatacatgagaaacaaataaattagctatatttccaagtttttaagcatgcttggtttggttaactgtctgatcttctattaggagtatgttatattgtgcaatgtggtactcaattaatgtttggttcatttgttgtggtgtttagttaactgcttggttcaattctgcaatgcgatgtccaattgtcgtgggtagaattttgtattgttgtgcatgtgaggaataaatcgaatttggctgcacttaatacatgagaaacacatacaagtgctatatttcctagttcttaatcatgcttggtttggataaatgggtttttcatgtggcttgaattagtctgatgaatctgcaatgtgcttatttttcatcaacatattttactgatagcatgcgaacccttacttaacctgatgactaactaccttatatgtgttgcagggaaacaatggtaAGCACTgcggtttacaatcgaggttagcacgtgcatggtccattgtctaataccacattattgtgcaattgcacgaaccattctaatatttaggtttttaacaatttggtcttgcacatgtaggtcctgctgtaagaggttttgacccactgttcgacccttttcgcatatggggaaatgagttgtccatgaatatcaatcaagtcaagaaactcagaaagattgttaggataaagaaattagcgacaaaaaacaacaagatccttgtctgcacaatgaagaagacatcagttcactacaggatggtactaactattataccttgccttttttattccttcgcctcatttccaatatagagaagatatttatgcacatccttgttttcgggCCTTTCCAAAGCAtttcattgatgattacctctcaaaccacctctatggttaggatgcgaggaaggttttcatacaacacccacggttcaatactgaagtgttcccgaagaggacgaaggacggacggtcaatcatctacaggcactggcctaaagttgcaaagaccttcaacatgaatgaaggctcaatattcgtcttccacttcagcagttttccagatgagatgcatctgtctatataccatctatgatgctaattttgaaaggatCTACATGTTGCATGTAAAACTTGGTGCTGATGCAGTTGtctaatggggtagctgagtgctgaagctatatcatgttgtactctgatgtatttcaattatgaaatcatgcttccttaatatggaaatgaaatatattatgtgcttaatatgaatgtcaattagattaataaatggattattaataatagggcaattagcttgctaatggcgaattagcctactaatttggttttgctattgcaaacggttattcagaaaataccgtgggtgatgacctcacgcaacgcacatagtttctagaaataaaccgtgttggatcaatgaacaatcacacacgaccttctcttgaaaactgtttgcgttaggccaccttgcgcaaacgtttaccacataaaaactgtgtgtgatggacagcctttgccacacggtatcttctacgcatcgtgtgtgatgcattcaataacgcaaacaataaaattgttaatatcgtgtgcaatggcaacgctatcacaaacgatttaacgggggaaattgtgtgtgatgtacctatgaatgaaaacgttttccttggagcgactgtgtgggatgtacacacgaacggaaacgtttagcggggactgactgtgtgggatgtacttgcgaccggaaacaatttcgcctttataattgtatttttagctctactgtacgtatttctgtatttgaacgctcgccggtcgcacacgaactcatttCGCCGAGCGTGTGTTCTAGAAGGGCATATCCCTGACAGTTtctggatcgtgtgggaaggacccccctatcaccgtcactcactaggcgatggtaCTAAATGCTGTCGTGGAAAGGGGtataaaaaccgtttgtatagcaccgacgcgtaccagtgcatcAAAGAGAAAATGGGTTGAACTGGTTAGTCAACGTACTTTTTACCCTCTGAACACTTATCTAAATAAGATATTTAAATCCATATTTTGTCTTTGTTTGCCTTACCATTGTATATTGTCGCAAATGTATTAATATTTTGGAATTGTGCGATACCTAAATATTCAACCAAACCGTTAACCTGgatatatgatttttgtagggagAATTGGAATTCACAAATGCTGAGCTGAATGCAAGTCTAGCAGGCCAGTATGAAGAAATTGGACCTATCAAGATGAAACACAAATAACCTGTAGCATTCAAGAATGCCCAGGCAGAGGAACAAGAGCCTAAAGCTGTTAAGAAGGCCCTAGTAGATCAACATGAAGAGCCTGAAGCTGTTAATAGGGACGTAGCATATCATCATTAAGACGCTAAAGTTGGGAAGGAGGCCCTAGCAGAGGTATACGAAGAGGCAGAAACTGGCAAGGCAGCCCTGGCATAGCAGCATGAATCGCCTGATGCTGGTAAGGAGGCCATGCCATAGCAGCGGGAAATCCTTGAAGTTGTCAACAAGGCCCTGGTAGAGCAACATCAAGAGCCTGTACCTGGCAAGGAGGCCCTGCCAGAGTAGCAGGAAGACCTTGAAGTTGTCAAGAAGGCCCTAGCAAAGCAGTAAGAAGAACTTGAAGCTATCAAGGCGACCCTGGCAGAGCAGCAACAAGAACTTGAGTATGTCAAGAAGGCCCTGCCAAAGCAGAATGATGATCTGGTAGACAATAATGAAGAAGTTGTAATGCCCTATTGGACCTGCAAGAACTAAAGCTGTCATCAAGGCCATTCGAGAGCAGCAAGATGTAGTTGAAGCTGACAAGTGTCTTATTTTGTTGTGCAATACTTTGTCCCATGTTTCTTATTTGTAATATTGCAAATTTTGGATCTAAGCTATGAGAGCAAATTATGAATTTTATTCCAATTTGGCAGCAAAGTCAATAAAAAACAAATTATCGGAGTCTACAAACTATGACGATTATGGATATCCTCACCAGCGTATGGACCCACATGTAAGTAGCCACGTCACCCACGTCTGGTCCCACATGTAAGAAGCAACATCAGCATTTTTTTGGCCCATATGACAGCGGCGTTGACCGATCAAAATTAACGCCCGACTTATTACTAACGGGCACCGTCAGTGATAAAACCTACAACAGACCCACATGGAAGCAACTACGCCAGCAAGTGTTGGCTCCATGTGTCAAAATCTTTGACCGGTCAAACCCACAGACCGATTACTTGTGATAGATTATCGTCACAAAAAATGATCTTATGTGACAGATTGGCCTATCATGGGTGACAGTCTGGGCTGTCATCGAAAATGGTTGTTATTGACAAATTTGGGTTCGTCACCTAAGACATGATCTCTCGTGATGGAAAAAGTGGTACCGTCCAGAATTTATTTTCTATGCAGCGCTTTAGTGATGGTGGGGGTGACAGCCAAAATACGTCACCAGGGCATTTTGGTGACGAAAAATTATTTTACGTGACACAAGTGAAACATCACAAAACAGTCGGTGTTTTGTAGTGtctagtccttcttcttgttgGATGCCCTCTTCTGGCCATCGTTCGGGAGAGGACGCCTAGTGTTGACCCTTGGCTGGTCATCGTCATCTCCGTTACTGTCGTCCTCCTCTAATTCAGGATAATCCAACTCCGAGTCGGTCTTAGAGCGGTCCTTCAACCCTTCCATGACCTCAATAAAGATGAGGTCGTCAGAAGTGTAGAGGACAGAGGACAACATCGGCGCACTCGAATCCTTGCTTATACCAGGGCTGTGGGTGTCGTCGCCGCTGGAGCAATCGACAATCCATGGCCATTTCCAGGCCATGGTTGCGATTCCTTTTTAAAACTCATCAGTAGTTGTAAATATCTTGCTAACTATCTAACAATTAAGAAACTATATATAACTAGCATTTGCAACTAActtatttctatcaatattgctAACAAATAAACATCATGCATCAATCATATCTAACTTCATTATTTTAACAAATAAACTATGTGCTTCTaactatcattttcccaattttattcTAACTAGCATTTTAACAAATAAACAGTTTGCTTACAACTAGCATTTTAACAATTTTCTACTAACTAGGATTTGCTACACATATCATGTATATTTAACAAATAAACATGCATGCATTTAATCAAAATAAAAAACACCAAAAAAGGGTGATGAAGAACTCACGTCGCGCGCTCCTCTTTGTGGATGCAGATGACGGTCCCGGTGCAACAGGGGGGGGGGCGACATTGCCCTTGGCTGCGAGTGTGCTAGCCATGGTGGTCGTCAGCGCAACAGCTGTTGCGATGGCTGCGGCGTCTGTTGGCACAACGCATGCTGCGAGTTCCATGGAGCGATGGCGGGGAGAAGGAGAGGAGGCGACACgacagggagagaggaggaggcggcgtggCGGTGGAGGTGCatcagaggagggagacgaccgaTGTTGGCgagtgttgtaagtgcatctagtgccccttagtgattttgttgtattgaagacttataggttaagggactaatatgtttgtgagtgtacacatgttgTATAAGTCTAtggggagtttgatatttacgatgaaagtcgacccctaaaaatgaatgtcttcaattgaagactttggttttcttgaagactttgaaagtgaggaaattggtgtgaccttgaagacttcgatattgatgcaaggattatgaagcgtggagacttttgtttttgtagtttcattttctctttcttgagtcataggaaacaccatattgTTAAAGAGGGTTGAGGTAAAACAAAGGAAATTTtttcaagtgatgctcatctcaaaatcctacacctacccaatcctttcgaatGAAGCCATACaaacagttcagtcaatttcttccgTGACAGAAATGAAGATCTTCtgttctttgaggaatttgttctgactggtgagttaggaattcaccagtgcgaattgcctaaAGCGAGGAACATGATAGCTCTGAGGAATTTGAtaactcaaatttccgaccgttgctgtgctacgcgccagttgtctcaaaatatcttatccaccaaACGGtcgtatcattgaagggcatttatgtcttatcatgtcgggctgctccctaggatataaatagccgcccctgcaaccactagttggttggctgctccgaaagAAACTGACACTTGCCATTGAGagtatcccatcctccgaggactttgagcgaaaatcaccagtgaggaaaaactcaaacccaaacacctacaacccaaagtgattgagcatgactaaagagattgttcctatgtggaaccgacacttgttacctttgaggactatgcatcctccaggtggttaggcgtcatggtctagagcatccaagaggaattgtggatcgccgagtaaccgagtctgtgaaggtttggaagtcacatgaagacttaccatgagtgattgggcgaggtctgtgtgaccttagctcaaggagaatacggtgaggactgtgtgtcctcagatttaaatacctagccgctccaaccagacgtacgactgtcacagcagttggaactgatcTATCAAATTAtcatcttcaccaagctactggttctatttcctcaagcCTTTCATTTCcttattcatgtgttgatgaacttgactgttactgtttgaagactttgactgaagactttctcaattttttCAATTCTAATTCTTCAGTCACCTTGTTtttagcctgcttatcctgtttacacgctacctgtgctctgtgcttgtttcatttcatcatgatgattgtgTTACTGCCATACTATgcttgcacctgagtacttattccgctgcttgtagttcgttgcttaggaaattcctcaagttgaaattcctcagtgacgtaTTTGTAAAAAACGCCTATTCATCCcccttctagtcgatataacacactttcaaatgTTTTTACGGTTGCCACGAGTGCGCGCGCACCCCACATTTAATATGGGTGGGGAAGACGAAGGGTATACCCTTTGCCGAGTTTTGGGACTCAGCATAGGAATCCCAACCGTCAAATAGCCGTTGCCACGTGCCCCGCGGGCCTCCTGTCAGATCTCTCTCGGGTTTTTCTCGACGAGCGCTCGACATAGAGGTGAACGTTGAAATTCTGTAATAAAAAGGAGATTATTTTGCTGAGTTTCCGTTAGTGGAAACCCGACAAACATAGACCGCCGTCACATCTGGCCTGGTAGTAtgtggggtccacctgtcaggcaCTGTCTGAGTTTATATCTGGCAAAACTCGGCGAATATGCGACACTGCTGAGTTTCTTTCTTTTGCCGAGCCCGTTTTTCCTCGCACTAGGCAAACACTGAAGCCTGCTGAGTTGCGCGTCACTGCGGAGCTCAATTATCAACAACTCGCCTCCCGATGAATTGAACTCGGTGAAATTCCGGATTCCAATAGTGTGGTAGGAACTTGGCAAAATTTGTGTTTGTCCGAGTGCCATATGGCAGGAACTCGGCAAACATGCGATTTGTCGAGTGCTGTtcttttgcctagtgttttatCGTGGAACTCGGCAAATGTTATTTTGCGGGCAAAGTTAGAATTCAGTAATGAATTTGAAGACTCTGCCAACCGGTTTTAGGGAGAAAAAGAAGTGAAAAAAAAAACTCGAGGTTCAGAGAGATTGGCCGGTGCCGTGGCCGTTTGTGAACGAGTTCATTATTTGTGAATGGTTTGAAAACGTAAACTCGGTGCTGAAAAGATAAGCCTGAAAACGTGGTGCAATGGGAAAAAGTCCACTTCTCATATAAAGATACGCAGCTTTGTCATTCCCTTATCGATAGAGGCCAAAACTTCTGGTGCTCCCGTCTTCATTTACGTACTCATGTGAGGATGGTTTAGTAGGCAAAATACAAACCAAACCTCTCTACGCGCGCATGCATGCAGTGTAAAATTTTGATTACTAACGGTACTTATACGTGGGAGTTAACTTGATGCTTCTCTCAGCCTCTCAGGCTCAGAGCCAGATCGCCCCGGCGGCCTTGAGCATGGGCaccagcttcccaccaaggtgcaGCGACATGACCCTGTCGGTGGAACCGACGAGCTTGCCGCCGATGAAGACGGCCGGGACGGCCGGCGTGCGGCCCAGGCGACGGGCGAGGTCGCGCTCCATGTCACGGCCCCGGGGGTCCTTGTCCAGCTCGTGCACGGCCGCGCAAACGCCGAGGCCCGAGAAGAGGGTCGTCACTGTGTAGCTCATTGGGCAGTCGTTGCTAGGCGTGAAGATCACCACCGCCTTCTCCGTCGATAGCCTCGTCACCCTCTCCATATGTTCTCGTCGATCTTCTTGATGGATTGTGAAAGGAGCTAGTTGGAAAGCTACTGTTTTTCTCTGAGAAAGAAAGCTAGTGTTACTGGGTGGTTTTGCCTTGTGTGTGATGTGTTTAGAGTATGGTGCGaggccctccttttatagcgcatatgagagagagagagagagagagagagagagagagagagagagagagagagagagagagacgaggcgAGCGAGAGGCGGGTGGCATAAGAATCCTCGACGTGTGCATAGCACGCTCAAAGTGACCACCGTGGGGTATCTCTGTCACTTGTCATATGACTGTTAGTATAACAACGGTTCATTGCCATATGCAACAACAAAAAATTAGGGATAAAAAGCTCCCCGGGTCCATTTTCATTACGGACATAAAACTTATATAATGCTCAGAATtcagaaattacatggataaaaccTATTTCCAGGGAAAAGAAACAAGACTTGAATTTAGACCTGACCCATTAACTCGAGTTTAGTCTGTGTCTGTCGGATAGTAGCGGGAGGCAAGCGGTATGGGACGTATTTGTCTTATGTTGTTTTTTTCAGAGGTATCCGGCTATCGAGGTGTTGGTAGACGGATAAGAGCGGATGGTACAGACCGCTTCAATGACGAGTTCATGCACTCCGGTGGAAACACAAGATCTTTGATCAGGCTATGTCACCGCGTGCCTGTGTCGTGTCCTTGCTGAAGGTGGTGGATTGAAACTTGGCTTTGTGGATGAGAATTCGAAGTTCAACCTTGTGGTGGACTCGCCATCATCAGCGCACGTGCGGCGATTCCTTCTTAAAGGCGTAGCTTCCGAGTTGTGTATTTTTCGTTTATGTTGTGTCTTCTATCATAGGGATTAGTGACTATCTGTTGGGTACTGTCGCGAGGTATATGGCCTCAGTATTTATTTCCTGCTTTTTTTGGATCGATGTTGTTCAGCTGCTGGAGTTTACACTATTAATAATATATAGCTACATGCATCGTCTTCATGTAGAGGCTGGGGTTATCCTTCTTTAAAAAAAAACTTAACAAAAATGCTAGCTCATCTCTTCCACGGCTCTTCCTCCTTCCATCTACCGCATGCATGCAGCCCTAGCACTACGAGTcgattgcaaaaaaccaccacatttgcggctaggtttgcagaaaaccaTCAACTCGTTAATCCGTTGCGGAAAACACTGGAAAATTTGTTAAGTCGTTGCAAAAATCACTGATTGGGTGATTTGGCCCGTTTGATCACTTTCTGACAGTGGGGCCAGATTGTAAGGAGCTTAACTGGCAAAAAATTAGCACACGCACCCCTAGATATTTACAGAAAAGGCAATCAGGCCCCCGGTGTGGACAACCGCGGCGCACTGGCCTTGCCGTCCAGTACGTACGGCGACGCCCTCGTTGGCGTAGGAGACGGCCATGGCCGCGGCAGATGACGAGGAGGCGGCTAGGGTGCGTGCATTTCCGAGGCGTTGGTCTGCCGGT
This window of the Triticum aestivum cultivar Chinese Spring chromosome 5D, IWGSC CS RefSeq v2.1, whole genome shotgun sequence genome carries:
- the LOC123124464 gene encoding glutaredoxin-C15, with protein sequence MERVTRLSTEKAVVIFTPSNDCPMSYTVTTLFSGLGVCAAVHELDKDPRGRDMERDLARRLGRTPAVPAVFIGGKLVGSTDRVMSLHLGGKLVPMLKAAGAIWL